In the Homalodisca vitripennis isolate AUS2020 unplaced genomic scaffold, UT_GWSS_2.1 ScUCBcl_1939;HRSCAF=6194, whole genome shotgun sequence genome, cattcggtTTGATCCCATGCAACAGTTGAACTTTATAGGCATGAAAATGCAGccttttatgtaaaattttatgcaGAGTTTTCACTGGGATTCCAAGCTCCAGACTCCGACGTGGAAGAGATTTCTGTGGACATCTAAGACAAGATTCTCTAACGTTTTGAATTGTTACCTCTGATACAGTCGGTCTCCCAGAAGACTTCCGTTTTTGTACCGATccagtttcttcgaattgtttactccaacgcgtaatgttgtttctatgaggtggatctttgttaaataatcttataaaagccctttgcactaaaacagaagaccttaattcactaaacaatagcaCACACTTGgatttttcttgatcagaaaacatgtttctagatcaCAATCAAATGTTTAAGTTATTGCACAATTTAACCAgcaacaatgaaacagctgttttctaacacagagcaataaaactaattgagctgaagaattcagaggtgccaaccatattttttctaccttgcatagcaaattgtttataagaattcaaaattgcaccattcatttatgaaaaccctgtatattactgataatttaatattttaaattggctgattaagaccgcatacgatgttaccggtctggtcttagaactatatgctgggggtcGTCACATTTGATCATTTTATAAGTTATACCATCGAGGCCAGGAGATGtatccttatttattttaatagcaatTATTAATTCCTTAAATGTAAAGTTTAGTTCTATTGGATCCTTCACAGGttcatgttttatgtttataaattctaCTTCATTAGCCTGAAGTACATattctggtattatttgtttcatgaaattttcacttaattccttattgttatttataaatctttcatTACCATTAATGTAATGATTGCCTTTCAATTTTCTTACTATGTTCCAAACATATGAACTAGATTTTTTTCCCCTATATCCTGACATGTTTTTTCCCAACCTAAATTTTTAACTAACTGAATTTCTTTTTCTTGCTTTTTCTGCGGTTATTTGATATGTCCGGTAGTTTACTGCActcatgtgttttttttaaataggtaaaagATAGTCTTCTTTCTGCTATAGCTTGAGAACAGTTATTTGTCCACAATATTTTTGGaggaaaacccttttttattatttaatggtgctttaattttagattgatAGCTCACAGGCCTCTGTGATTATTCTATATAGTGCCTCTAATTTATTTTGGGGGttaatgttttgtaacatatgaagggtgcaggagaaaaaccaacttagtcacaaaactaaaatttttcaggagagcaaaaaacaaagtttcaaacggtctgtaaaaaaagaacataactTTTTGACCTTAAAAACTGGATCTAGGTTTagtataactgtttttttataaaatataaaaaaattagctcattgcaacaattagtttatttttaaaaaattgtcccGGTAACAACGCCATGGACTTAGTTGGTTTTTCCCCTGCACACGATGGACTCAATTGGGTTTTCCcctgtaaataatgaaacaaactagtcaatattttttaacttctggTTTATTATCACATTTGATtgaaaaaaggacaaaacaaaacttagatatatgtaaatatttgaaaactgtgaAAGTCTGTCATTTTCATTGGATATGGTCCAACGTCTTTCTTTTAGTTAGCTCCACACACTTTTGGTTACCTCCACTTTAGGTTACATTTTCACTTGAGGTTTCTTcctaaaacacaatgaaaaaaaaccaaataatatccAACTAATAGGATATAGTTTTAATCCTCACAActgtaaatactaacaaaaagaaaattgtgaataattcaatatttgcaaagacaaagtatcttaggtttgttatttttcacaaataattttgtgttagaatgttttaggaacataattatttcattaatcacTGCTAACggaaagttattggaaaaaatagtaaaacagttGAATAAGATATAGATTTCAAAACGTACCTTTAAAAGTTAGCTTCTGCAGTCTCATGAGCGGCTACATCAACGGCTGGAACCTCAATCGCTGTTTCATTTCCCACAAAAAGGTTCATGTAATATTCCTTTGAACCTTCTTCTTCGCAAAACTTTAGAAGGACTTTTAGGTCGTTGCACTTTTCCTTTGACAGTGCTAAGGGTGCATTGTAGGATTGTTCAGGCTCAGCCATATGCTCAGGCCTAGGCAagttcttcttttttctttgtttttcttctctttctttctCTCTATCATTCTTCTTTATGGATGATGTGAAAAAGGCCCCATTGTATCCGTTCCGATATTCTAAGCTGAGACATTTATCTTGGAAAAATCTAAGTTGTTTTACCGGTCTGACGGCAAagagaaacttatttttgtagTCTTTGGATGCCAAAAACTCTCcccattttttgaacattttctgttGGCAAGAAACCACTGTGAAGGGTGATGGTTTTACTCGAGCGTTCTCCAACACAGATCTCCAACCGTCAGGTGTTTCAGCTTTTGCTGTTTTAGGGATTAATcccatatttttgtcattttccaTATAAGAGTGTCCTCTTACTGGGAAAGTCACTATAACTTTGTCAAACCGTTTCTCTTCAGTTGTGAGGTAGTGCAACATCTTCATTACAGTGtggttcttattttgacctccgcaTGAATCAGCAAAGATGTAGAGGGTTTTCACTTCCATTGACAGGTAATTTTGGACAAAATCGTACAAAAAAGAGGCAACATCATCAGATCCCTTCTTACCAACAGTCTCGTCATAGGTGTACATGATGGATTCCCCAGTGGACAAGATGTGTACATTGAAGATGTAAAATGTCAACTGTCgtctaaaataaacttcactagtggAGATGTTGGGGGTCGGTAGATTCTTCCCGAAATCAATCGCAATAGCCTCCACTTCATTGCGTAGTTTTGCTGATTTTTTGGCTTTACGTTTCAACTTGTAAAACCAATCTGCCTTAGTAATATGCAGTTTTTGCTCTTCCTccagttttttcttttcttcaagtAGGGATTCTTTTTCTTCAACTGACACTGCAGCAATCTTTCTTTCAATTCCTGAAACCTTTGCATTATTTTCGTCACAAAAACAACATGTGTCAGTTCTTGGGTATCCAAACccgatattgaactcagtgaCAAAGGTGTGTCGAAATGTCTCGTAGGAAATTTCCATGCCtgggttcttatttaaaaacattgacagaagctccttgacatttaaattttcaggtaAGTACACTTTGGTA is a window encoding:
- the LOC124371782 gene encoding uncharacterized protein LOC124371782; amino-acid sequence: MFLNKNPGMEISYETFRHTFVTEFNIGFGYPRTDTCCFCDENNAKVSGIERKIAAVSVEEKESLLEEKKKLEEEQKLHITKADWFYKLKRKAKKSAKLRNEVEAIAIDFGKNLPTPNISTSEVYFRRQLTFYIFNVHILSTGESIMYTYDETVGKKGSDDVASFLYDFVQNYLSMEVKTLYIFADSCGGQNKNHTVMKMLHYLTTEEKRFDKVIVTFPVRGHSYMENDKNMGLIPKTAKAETPDGWRSVLENARVKPSPFTVVSCQQKMFKKWGEFLASKDYKNKFLFAVRPVKQLRFFQDKCLSLEYRNGYNGAFFTSSIKKNDREKEREEKQRKKKNLPRPEHMAEPEQSYNAPLALSKEKCNDLKVLLKFCEEEGSKEYYMNLFVGNETAIEVPAVDVAAHETAEANF